Proteins from a genomic interval of Candidatus Eisenbacteria bacterium:
- a CDS encoding tetratricopeptide repeat protein: MDVKLKEMEVMGLPIVFSRETGWTIDKQGGREGMTSETSILQDKRAAQRRLWLLGLLIVIGLVAAAYYPAYRAGYIWDDGDYITQNRFVQSWDGLREIWFSTKTPQYYPAVFTSFWVEHKIWGLHPAGYHIVNVLLHLLNALLVWRIGRRLKIPGAWFVAAVFALHPVHVESVAWITERKNVLSGLFFLLSLRTYLIFDDSGRWRDYAAALMLFVAALLSKSVTSLLPVVLPLILYYKNNSLGGRQAALLAPFLVIGAAAGLHTAYLEQTKVGAHGIVFNNTILQRLLIIAPSAFCFYALKILWPHPLMFNYPRWDVTSGEIMLYIPFFILVLALAVLLLGGRRFRHAPLFLLLYSAITLFPALGFINVFPHRYSYVADHFQYLGSLGFIILFVIAGIKIGKTAIPRNLRGIIGRSVAGFLLILLSALTFSHARSYENEERLWLDTVQRNPDSWFAMANLGAELSSQGRYEEAAGWFQKAADYENARPEALHFWGRALQAQGRVEEAINKFQEAIQVDPDYFRPFMALGGIFVELGRWDEAEKILEEALERWPDLTGEFWYQLAAVREHQGRMEDVSTCLQRAVEIEPRNILYQFAYGRRLGMEGQFCEAAEHLRMAYQANLEDASARLLLVQADIECGDYLEAVDICRRRVKSPSASAYLIERAAWLFAACPVDSLRDPVLAGQLLERLQLSFGASPSSEILQTYAAVAAANGDFQSAIRWTQIIIERAEESGDETQLLVSKERLESYQNRKLWLLRSH; encoded by the coding sequence ATGGATGTCAAGCTCAAAGAGATGGAAGTCATGGGCTTGCCCATTGTATTCTCGCGGGAGACCGGCTGGACAATCGATAAACAGGGGGGACGTGAGGGGATGACTTCGGAGACTTCAATTCTGCAGGATAAGCGTGCGGCTCAGCGCCGTCTTTGGCTCCTAGGACTCTTAATCGTGATAGGCCTGGTCGCGGCGGCGTATTATCCCGCCTACCGGGCCGGCTATATTTGGGATGACGGTGATTACATCACACAGAATAGATTCGTCCAGTCCTGGGATGGATTGCGGGAGATTTGGTTTTCGACAAAAACGCCTCAATACTACCCTGCTGTCTTTACGAGTTTCTGGGTTGAACATAAAATATGGGGTCTTCACCCTGCCGGGTATCATATTGTTAATGTCCTTCTGCATCTCCTCAATGCACTCCTTGTCTGGAGAATCGGCCGGCGATTGAAAATCCCGGGGGCCTGGTTTGTCGCCGCGGTTTTTGCTTTGCATCCCGTGCATGTTGAATCAGTCGCATGGATCACGGAGCGCAAGAATGTTCTCTCCGGCCTCTTTTTTCTATTGAGTCTGAGGACCTACCTGATATTCGACGATAGCGGCCGATGGAGGGATTATGCCGCCGCTTTGATGCTCTTTGTCGCGGCGCTTCTCAGTAAATCGGTGACGTCGCTGTTGCCGGTTGTATTGCCTCTAATTCTTTATTATAAGAATAACAGTCTTGGCGGCAGACAAGCCGCTCTTTTGGCCCCCTTTCTAGTGATTGGCGCCGCAGCCGGTCTTCATACCGCCTATCTGGAGCAGACAAAGGTCGGCGCGCACGGCATAGTTTTCAACAATACTATTCTTCAGCGTCTCTTGATCATTGCTCCGAGCGCCTTCTGTTTCTATGCCCTGAAAATTCTTTGGCCGCACCCCTTGATGTTCAACTATCCTCGGTGGGATGTGACGTCGGGCGAGATCATGCTGTATATTCCGTTCTTCATACTCGTGCTTGCCCTTGCCGTTCTACTCTTGGGGGGGCGGCGTTTCAGGCATGCTCCGCTGTTTCTCCTGCTGTATAGCGCCATAACGCTCTTCCCGGCGCTTGGATTCATTAATGTTTTTCCTCATCGCTATTCCTATGTCGCTGATCACTTTCAATATCTTGGAAGCTTGGGCTTCATCATACTTTTTGTGATTGCTGGTATAAAAATCGGGAAAACGGCGATTCCGCGTAATCTTCGTGGAATCATCGGGCGCTCCGTCGCGGGTTTTCTATTGATTCTGCTATCCGCCTTGACATTCAGTCATGCGCGATCCTACGAAAATGAAGAGCGGCTGTGGCTGGATACAGTGCAGAGAAATCCGGACTCCTGGTTCGCCATGGCGAATCTAGGCGCTGAATTGAGTTCTCAGGGACGCTACGAAGAGGCGGCCGGCTGGTTTCAAAAGGCCGCGGACTACGAGAACGCGCGGCCGGAGGCTCTTCATTTCTGGGGAAGAGCTCTGCAGGCTCAAGGGCGGGTAGAGGAAGCTATAAACAAGTTTCAAGAGGCGATTCAAGTAGATCCCGATTACTTCCGGCCTTTCATGGCGCTCGGAGGGATATTTGTAGAACTTGGCCGATGGGACGAAGCTGAAAAGATACTTGAAGAGGCTCTTGAGCGGTGGCCTGATTTAACGGGGGAGTTCTGGTATCAGCTCGCCGCCGTCCGGGAGCATCAGGGCCGTATGGAGGATGTCTCCACCTGTCTGCAGCGGGCGGTTGAAATCGAGCCGCGGAATATCTTGTATCAATTCGCCTACGGACGCCGGCTGGGGATGGAAGGGCAGTTTTGCGAAGCCGCAGAGCACCTCCGAATGGCCTACCAGGCGAATCTGGAAGATGCTTCCGCACGCTTGCTCCTGGTGCAGGCCGATATCGAGTGCGGCGATTATCTGGAAGCTGTGGATATCTGCCGCCGCCGCGTGAAGAGTCCCAGTGCCAGCGCCTATTTGATAGAGCGGGCCGCGTGGCTCTTTGCCGCCTGCCCTGTGGATTCACTCCGGGATCCGGTCTTGGCCGGGCAACTTCTTGAGCGCCTGCAATTGAGCTTTGGCGCCTCTCCATCGTCGGAGATCCTGCAAACCTATGCCGCTGTCGCCGCGGCGAACGGAGACTTTCAGAGCGCTATCCGGTGGACTCAGATCATCATTGAGCGGGCGGAAGAGAGTGGTGATGAGACTCAACTCCTTGTAAGCAAGGAAAGATTGGAGTCTTATCAAAACAGAAAACTCTGGCTGCTTCGCAGCCACTAG
- a CDS encoding acyltransferase → MKRMVRAALIQATLCENASAPVEKIRKAMIEKHVALIEQAAGEGAQLLCLQELFYGPYFAAEQEIKWYDLTEPIPDGPTTRLMRQLAKKHKMVLVVPIYEVDGTGIYYNTASVIDSDGTYLGKYRKNHIPHCHPGFWEKFYFRPGNLGYPVFKTAVGNVGVYICYDRHFPEGWRALGLNGAEIVFNPSATVEGLSEYLWRLEQPAAACANMFYVGAINRPGIEAPWNIGKFYGSSYFANPRGQIIEQGPSEGDAVVIADLDLDLIREVRNVWQFYRDRRPDTYNGIVAP, encoded by the coding sequence ATGAAACGAATGGTTCGAGCGGCATTGATACAAGCCACGCTTTGTGAGAATGCCTCGGCGCCGGTGGAAAAGATTAGAAAAGCGATGATCGAAAAGCATGTCGCGCTCATCGAGCAAGCGGCCGGTGAAGGCGCCCAGCTCCTTTGTCTTCAGGAATTATTCTACGGCCCCTATTTTGCGGCTGAGCAGGAAATCAAATGGTATGACCTCACGGAGCCTATCCCCGATGGACCAACGACCCGCCTTATGCGGCAATTAGCGAAGAAACATAAAATGGTTCTGGTCGTACCCATCTACGAAGTTGACGGGACCGGCATCTATTATAATACAGCATCCGTCATCGATTCCGATGGAACCTATCTTGGAAAATACCGCAAGAATCATATTCCCCACTGCCACCCCGGATTTTGGGAGAAATTCTACTTTCGCCCCGGCAACTTGGGTTATCCAGTTTTTAAAACCGCCGTCGGCAATGTCGGGGTTTATATTTGCTACGATCGTCACTTTCCGGAAGGCTGGCGGGCACTCGGCCTAAACGGTGCGGAAATCGTTTTTAATCCCTCGGCCACTGTTGAGGGTTTGAGTGAATATCTGTGGAGGTTGGAACAACCAGCAGCCGCATGCGCTAATATGTTTTATGTCGGCGCTATTAATCGGCCGGGAATAGAAGCGCCATGGAATATCGGGAAGTTTTACGGTTCGTCCTATTTTGCCAATCCACGCGGACAAATCATCGAGCAAGGTCCCTCAGAGGGTGATGCGGTTGTCATCGCCGATCTGGATTTGGATCTTATCCGTGAGGTCCGTAATGTCTGGCAGTTTTACAGGGACAGACGGCCCGACACATACAATGGCATCGTCGCCCCGTAG
- a CDS encoding aspartate aminotransferase family protein has product MSNNNGTKPQLPQCHFTPAPYSGPSKAEAKALRAQYANPALFHLYKEPLMIVDGHMQYLFDETGRRYLDLFAGIVTVSCGHCHPKIVKAIKDQVDRIQHTTTIYLHPTIGEYARRLASKMPKGLDVTYFVNSGSEANDLAIQMARLYTGHYDVLALRNAYHGASPNAMGLTSHHTWKYPMPQGLGVHHIPCPDPFRSSYSGTPEEIAHKSAEEIHDIVRFGTPGKVAAFIAEPIQGVGGATHGAPNYFKEAYANTRQYGGLCIADEVQTGFGRTGDSYWGIENSGVVPDIITMAKGIGNGIPLAAVTTRREIANALTQRIHFNTFGGNPVSMAAGLAVLEVIEEDGLQENSRIVGNHLKQGLKDLMSRHPLVGDVRGMGLMLGMELVRDRSTKEPAPAETLQILERTREMGLLAGKGGLYGNVLRIKPPMCLTKEDADFAISVLDIALQDAENGCV; this is encoded by the coding sequence ATGTCGAACAATAATGGAACCAAGCCGCAACTGCCTCAATGTCATTTCACACCAGCGCCTTATTCAGGCCCCTCGAAGGCGGAAGCCAAAGCCCTGCGGGCCCAATACGCCAATCCCGCACTATTCCATCTCTATAAGGAACCATTGATGATTGTCGATGGGCATATGCAATATCTCTTCGATGAAACCGGCCGGCGTTATCTCGATCTTTTCGCCGGCATCGTTACCGTTTCATGCGGTCATTGCCATCCGAAAATTGTTAAAGCCATCAAAGATCAAGTTGATAGAATTCAGCATACGACCACTATATATCTTCATCCGACGATCGGGGAGTACGCCCGGCGCCTCGCATCAAAAATGCCCAAAGGCTTGGATGTGACCTACTTTGTCAACAGCGGCAGTGAGGCCAATGATCTTGCGATTCAGATGGCCCGCCTCTATACGGGCCACTATGACGTTTTGGCCCTTAGAAACGCTTACCACGGCGCCTCACCCAATGCGATGGGTCTGACCAGCCACCATACCTGGAAATACCCCATGCCCCAGGGCCTCGGTGTCCACCACATCCCCTGCCCGGATCCCTTCCGCAGTTCCTACAGCGGAACGCCTGAAGAGATCGCCCATAAAAGCGCGGAGGAGATTCATGACATTGTCCGTTTTGGCACGCCGGGCAAGGTCGCTGCATTCATCGCTGAACCGATTCAGGGTGTCGGGGGCGCAACCCACGGGGCGCCGAATTATTTTAAAGAGGCCTATGCGAATACGCGGCAATACGGGGGTCTTTGCATCGCCGACGAGGTCCAAACAGGATTCGGCCGGACCGGCGATTCCTATTGGGGAATTGAAAACTCCGGTGTCGTCCCAGACATCATCACAATGGCAAAGGGAATCGGGAACGGCATTCCCTTGGCGGCCGTCACCACACGCAGAGAAATCGCCAACGCCCTGACCCAGCGGATCCACTTTAACACTTTTGGCGGAAATCCCGTCTCGATGGCGGCGGGACTGGCCGTTCTCGAGGTTATCGAGGAAGACGGTCTTCAAGAGAACTCGCGGATTGTCGGCAATCACCTCAAGCAAGGCCTCAAAGATTTGATGAGCCGGCATCCCTTGGTCGGGGATGTCCGGGGTATGGGACTCATGCTGGGGATGGAGCTGGTGCGCGACCGGAGCACCAAAGAGCCCGCCCCGGCGGAGACTCTGCAGATCTTGGAAAGAACGAGGGAGATGGGACTTCTTGCCGGCAAGGGAGGTCTCTACGGTAATGTCCTCCGGATAAAGCCTCCTATGTGTCTTACGAAGGAGGATGCGGATTTTGCCATCAGCGTCCTGGATATAGCGCTTCAAGACGCCGAGAATGGATGCGTGTAA